In Deltaproteobacteria bacterium, a single window of DNA contains:
- a CDS encoding cytochrome P450 encodes MRPTNIPPGPTGYPIIGNLIPFLRDPLACITQCAREYGDVVRMRIPGMEMYLLHHPAHIEYVLRGEPKNFIKDAWTRRLSGLLGKGLLTNEGDSWRQQRRLAQPPFQPG; translated from the coding sequence ATGCGTCCAACAAACATCCCTCCCGGTCCTACAGGGTATCCAATCATTGGCAATCTAATTCCCTTCCTCCGTGATCCCCTGGCGTGTATTACGCAATGCGCCCGCGAATACGGCGACGTCGTTCGTATGCGCATTCCAGGAATGGAGATGTACTTACTGCATCATCCTGCCCATATCGAGTACGTGCTGCGCGGCGAGCCGAAGAATTTTATCAAAGATGCGTGGACTCGGCGCTTATCAGGGCTGCTGGGGAAGGGATTGTTGACGAACGAAGGGGATTCCTGGCGGCAGCAACGGCGTCTTGCGCAACCTCCCTTTCAACCAGGGTAG
- a CDS encoding TetR family transcriptional regulator produces MPKQVDEQAQIARIVQATCTVLATHGIDGLNLRAVAQAAGCTTGLLMHWFASKADLVQAALAHTVTVQNERVERRLEEHPEDVEGAIAEFLPLDDQRRAEARIGLSFTALAVSTPALLLDRQQRYAHFRQEIVDYLRHIQFRSADPNDIVDRIFAITDGISACATLDPTYWIPQRQRAVLAANIGDVVECAKRFFKVTTRTLAKKAPRRLPAKRRTMN; encoded by the coding sequence ATGCCAAAACAGGTAGATGAACAGGCGCAAATTGCCCGCATCGTACAAGCAACGTGCACGGTGCTCGCGACGCATGGGATTGATGGGTTAAATTTACGCGCGGTGGCGCAAGCGGCTGGGTGCACGACTGGACTACTGATGCACTGGTTTGCGTCAAAGGCTGATCTCGTACAAGCGGCGCTCGCGCATACAGTCACTGTGCAGAATGAACGCGTCGAGCGGCGCTTAGAGGAACACCCGGAGGATGTCGAAGGCGCCATTGCCGAGTTTCTGCCCCTTGATGATCAGCGACGTGCCGAAGCACGTATCGGGCTGAGTTTTACTGCGCTGGCTGTGAGTACTCCAGCGTTGCTGCTCGATCGTCAACAGCGCTATGCCCATTTCCGTCAAGAAATCGTTGACTATCTTAGACACATACAATTTCGCTCAGCAGACCCAAACGACATCGTGGATCGTATTTTCGCGATAACTGATGGCATCTCCGCGTGTGCGACCCTCGACCCGACCTATTGGATACCACAGCGACAACGTGCGGTCCTCGCGGCCAACATCGGAGATGTTGTGGAGTGCGCGAAGCGATTCTTCAAAGTCACTACGCGTACCCTGGCAAAGAAAGCGCCTCGCAGATTGCCAGCGAAAAGGCGCACCATGAATTGA